A DNA window from Oryctolagus cuniculus chromosome 21, mOryCun1.1, whole genome shotgun sequence contains the following coding sequences:
- the UFD1 gene encoding ubiquitin recognition factor in ER-associated degradation protein 1 isoform X2 gives MTVIMPPSALDQLSRLNITYPMLFKLTNKNSDRMTHCGVLEFVADEGICYLPHWMMQNLLLEEGGLVQVESVNLQVATYSKFQPQSPDFLDITNPKAVLENALRNFACLTTGDVIAINYNEKIYELRVMETKPDKAVSIIECDMNVDFDAPLGYKEPERQAQHEESAEGEAEHSGYTGELGFRAFSGSGNRLDGKKKGVEPSPSPLKPGDIKRGIPNYEFKLGKITFIRNSRPLVKKVEEDEAGGRFIAFSGEGQSLRKKGRKP, from the exons ATGACAG TAATTATGCCGCCCTCGGCCCTCGATCAACTCA GCCGGCTTAACATCACTTACCCCATGCTGTTCAAACTGACCAACAAGAACTCAGACCGAATGACGCACTGCGGCGTGCTGGAGTTTGTGGCTGACGAGGGCATCTGCTACCTGCCCCACTGG ATGATGCAGAATCTGCTGCTGGAGGAAGGGGGCCTGGTTCAGGTGGAGAGTGTCAACCTGCAGGTGGCCACCTACTCCAAATTCCAGCCACAGAGTCCCGATTTCCTGGACATCACCAACCCGAAAGCCGT GTTAGAGAACGCGCTCAGGAACTTTGCCTGTCTCACCACCGGGGACGTGATTGCCATCAACTACAACGAGAAG ATCTATGAGCTGCGGGTGATGGAGACCAAACCAGACAAGGCCGTGTCCATCATCGAGTGTGATATGAAC GTGGACTTTGATGCACCTCTGGGCTACAAAGAGCCCGAGAGACAAGCCCAGCACGAGGAGTCAGCA GAAGGCGAAGCTGAGCACAGTGGCTACACTGGGGAGCTGGGCTTCCGT GCCTTCTCCGGCTCTGGAAACAGACTGGACGGAAAGAAGAAAGGGGtggagcccagcccctccccactaaAGCCTGGAGACATTAAAAG AGGAATTCCCAATTATGAATTCAAACTTGGTAAGATCACTTTCATCAGAAATTCACGTCCACTGGTCAAAAAGGTTGAAGAG
- the UFD1 gene encoding ubiquitin recognition factor in ER-associated degradation protein 1 isoform X1 has translation MFSFNMFDHPIPRVFQNRFSTQYRCFSVSMLAGPNDRSDVEKGGKIIMPPSALDQLSRLNITYPMLFKLTNKNSDRMTHCGVLEFVADEGICYLPHWMMQNLLLEEGGLVQVESVNLQVATYSKFQPQSPDFLDITNPKAVLENALRNFACLTTGDVIAINYNEKIYELRVMETKPDKAVSIIECDMNVDFDAPLGYKEPERQAQHEESAEGEAEHSGYTGELGFRAFSGSGNRLDGKKKGVEPSPSPLKPGDIKRGIPNYEFKLGKITFIRNSRPLVKKVEEDEAGGRFIAFSGEGQSLRKKGRKP, from the exons ATG TTCTCCTTCAACATGTTCGACCACCCGATCCCCCGCGTCTTCCAGAACCGCTTTTCCACGCAGTACCGCTGCTTCTCCGTGTCCATGCTAGCCGGGCCTAATGACAGGtcagatgtggagaaaggagggaaga TAATTATGCCGCCCTCGGCCCTCGATCAACTCA GCCGGCTTAACATCACTTACCCCATGCTGTTCAAACTGACCAACAAGAACTCAGACCGAATGACGCACTGCGGCGTGCTGGAGTTTGTGGCTGACGAGGGCATCTGCTACCTGCCCCACTGG ATGATGCAGAATCTGCTGCTGGAGGAAGGGGGCCTGGTTCAGGTGGAGAGTGTCAACCTGCAGGTGGCCACCTACTCCAAATTCCAGCCACAGAGTCCCGATTTCCTGGACATCACCAACCCGAAAGCCGT GTTAGAGAACGCGCTCAGGAACTTTGCCTGTCTCACCACCGGGGACGTGATTGCCATCAACTACAACGAGAAG ATCTATGAGCTGCGGGTGATGGAGACCAAACCAGACAAGGCCGTGTCCATCATCGAGTGTGATATGAAC GTGGACTTTGATGCACCTCTGGGCTACAAAGAGCCCGAGAGACAAGCCCAGCACGAGGAGTCAGCA GAAGGCGAAGCTGAGCACAGTGGCTACACTGGGGAGCTGGGCTTCCGT GCCTTCTCCGGCTCTGGAAACAGACTGGACGGAAAGAAGAAAGGGGtggagcccagcccctccccactaaAGCCTGGAGACATTAAAAG AGGAATTCCCAATTATGAATTCAAACTTGGTAAGATCACTTTCATCAGAAATTCACGTCCACTGGTCAAAAAGGTTGAAGAG